In the Symphalangus syndactylus isolate Jambi chromosome 17, NHGRI_mSymSyn1-v2.1_pri, whole genome shotgun sequence genome, ttttgCCAACACTGGCCTTCTTTCTCCCCTTATCCCAGACCTGCAGAGAGTTCTTGTGGCCTAATCTTCATTCCTCTTGCTACCATGTCAACCAAGTAAAACTATTCTTCCTTGACTCTTTCACACACTCCCTCATCTgctccagctttcttttctttaattcccactcacTGACCCTCTTCTCTTATTTAGAATCCAAGATTGTAAAACCGCCAAGTATGTCAGATTATTTATCCAACTCATCCACTTTGCAGATGTGGAAACTAAAGCCCAGAGAGAAAGTCTGACTTGCCCCACAGCCAGTGAGTGACTGCAGCAGCACCAGAATCTGGTCTGTTTCCTGTTTGGCGCTTCTACCACTACGGCTTAGGATCTCGGTAAATAGAACTGGGTGCAGACTTTAGTGCTTCCAGGCCCAGTCCCCAAATCCTATAGTAGGCCATTTTGCCCACCCTGGCCACAAGAAGTCTGCACACAGGAAGGACAGATCTTCTCTGAggcccctattttttttttttttttttaagacagattcttgctctgtcacccaggctggtgtgcagtggcgtgatctcggctcactgcaacctccgcctccccggttcaagcaattctcttgcctcagcttcctgagtaactgggattacaggtgcacgttaccacgcctgactaatttttgtatttttagtagaggtggggtttcgccatgttgaccagggctggtctcaaattcctgagctcaggtgatccacccacctcggcctcctaaagtgctgggataacaggcaagagccaccacgtcCGGAGGCCCCTACCTTTGCCTGATACCTGCTCCTTCCCATCATTTTGAAGAAACTGCTGAATCCACAGGGGAAGTGAAACTATGAGGGGAGATAAAGTGTTGGGGTACAGTTTTGAGAGTGATAACCACAAGCTAAGTTTAGAGGACTGAGAGCTTGAGGGTCCTCCCTGAGGACCCACATGTCCCCCTTTATATACTAttacagggcatggtggctttgCCAGTGGTCCTTGTTTTGCTGCTGGTCCTGAGCAGAGCTGAGAGTGAATTGGATGCCAAGATCCCATCTACAGGGGATGCCACAGAATGGCGGAATCCTCACCTGTCCCCGCTGGGGTCCTGCCAGCCAGCCGCCTCCTGCCAGAAGTGCATTCTCTCACACCCCAGCTGTGCATGGTGCAAGCAACTGGTAAAGATGGGCCTATGGCTTTTGAaccatgtgtatgtgtatgtgtatgtgcagcCTGGATATATGTGTGTGATTATGTGGGCACATGTATGATTTTCTAGGAACATTCCACAGTCTCATGTGTGACTGAGTTTGTGCACATAGGACTCCTGTGTGTGGACATACGTGTGTGCATACATATGCATGCAAGTTTCCTGTGCACTTAGTATTATGTCTGTATCCATTTGCTTGTGTATATATGGAGAGAATTTGTGACCATGAATTGGGAGAAAGTATGTGCTTGTGGGAATTCACGCTTGTGTATATGTAGAAGGAGCTGTTGTGTATGTAAACATGTGGAAAGGTACTACCCAGTgcgggctgccataacaaaataccataggctgggtggTTTAAGCAACAGGAATTCATTTCTCCTAAtgttggaggctgggaagtccaagatcaaagtgctggcTGATTTGGTTCCTCAGttagggccctcttcctggcttgcagactggctaccttcttgctgtgtcctcacatagtggggagggggttgggggatgggggtgggaacCGCGTCTCTTCTTGTAAGCGCACTAATTCCatcatgagggttccacccttaGGCCCTCATCTAAGCCTAGGTACCTCCCaaaggctctatctccaaatgccatcacatggagggttagggcttcaacacaggatggggtgggggtggggtggggtaggggtgcAGAGTTCGGTCCATAGCAGAAAGTGTGTGGTTAGATTTCTAAGTCTGTGTTTTGGGTGGAGGCATTCTGTTCCTGGGTGCGTAGTAGCCTATGATTGGACAAGTAGAAAGGGGAGGGGTGGAAGTATATGGGCTTGAGGGGGACTGGAAAGGCTTGAGCTACCTAAGTGGCCAAGAAGGATGCTAGGGAGCAGGTGTCTCCCTGGCTCTTCAAACAAAGCTGTTtgtttatgctttaaagagacaGAGCTCATGGAGCAGCAGAGCAGGAGGGGTGCCCAAGCTGGGATGGGGGCAGGTCTGCCTCTCTCAGGGGAAGATGGAGGGTTAGATCAGTGTGGGAGCCCAGATAAGAGATGGGGGCAAATTCACATGGAAGCAGAGCTACAGATGCTTAGAGGACCCAGGAGAAAGGCACACAGTGAATCTGACTAGACAAGAAGGGTAGATACTGAGTCTGCACAAGGCAGAGAGGCACAGGTGCCAGGCTGGAGCTGGGGAGCTGGAGCTCTTGAGATGGTCAGGTCTGTGTCTGACTTCTCCAGTCCCCTGACACCCAGGGCCAGCTGAGAAGCCGCTCTAACCATTTCCTTCCCCTGTGGCTTCCCAACCAGTCCCAGGGGTACCAGACATATTGGTGGGGAGGACGCCTCCTCTTCTGTTCTTACCCTTTCCCTTCCAAGGAGCTGTGGGTCTTAGTCTGACCACCTTCCCATTTTGGTGTGAGCTTGCTGGGGAGGTTGGCCTAGGAGGCAAggcccctgtttttttttttttgtggtagtgAAGTCTCTAAGATCTCAACAGGAAGTCTGTGGCCTCTATTGGGGAGGAGAGGGGTAGGTGGCTGGGGCAAGGGGGAGTTGAgataggggaggggtgggggactGCTATAGGAAGTGGGGCTCTGACAAGGGAGAAAGGACCAGAGTTCCACCGGtggcggttcatgcctgtaatcccagcactttgggaagctggggcaggaggatttcttgaggccaggagttcgaaaccagcctgggcaaaaaagcaagaccctgtctttatagtaggaaaaaaaaaaaaaaaggcgtggtggttcacgcctgtaatcccagcactttgggaggctgaggtgggtggatcacttgaggtcaagagtttgagaccagcctggcgaatatggggaaaccccgtctctactaaaactacaaaaaacgtgggcatggtggcacacgcctgtagtcccagctaccgggaggccaaggtacgagaatcacttgaacccgggaggtggaggttgcagtgagtggagatggcaccgctgcactccagcctggatgacagagtgagaatctgtctcaaaaacaaaacaacaaaaaagaccgGAGTTCAAGGTAGCTGTGgcgaggaggaggggagggaatcAGGGACTCAGGGAGTGGACTGGAGGTGGGGGCATTAGAGGTGGCCGGGTTTGCAGGGTGTTTTTGGGAGCGTGGCCCAGGGCCTATGCAGGACCGGGTCTCGACGCGCCTTTTCTTGCTGAGCAGAACTTCACCGCGTCGGGGGAGGCGGAGGCGCGGCGCTGCGCCCGACGAGAGGAGCTGCTGGCTCGAGGCTGCCCGCTGGAGGAGCTGGAGGAGCCCCGCGGCCAGCAGGAGGTGCTGCAGGACCAGCCGCTCAGCCAGGGCGCCCGCGGAGAGGGTGCCATCCAGCTGGCGCCGCAGCGGGTCCGGGTCACGCTGCGGCCTGGTGAGTTAGGGGCGGCGGGGCCAGGCCAGAGGTCTAGGCTGGCGTTCCAATGCGCTCTGCTGACCCGCCCGCCACCCACCCCGCAGGGGAGCCCCAGCAGCTCCAGGTCCGCTTCCTTCGTGCTGAGGGATACCCGGTGGACCTGTACTACCTTATGGACCTGAGCTACTCCATGAAGGATGACCTGGAACGCGTGCGCCAGCTCGGGCACGCTCTGCTGGTCCAGCTGCAGGAAGTCACCCATTCTGTGCGCATTGGTGAGCCGAGCGCTGCCTCCCGCCCTGTTAGCCCTTGCCTATTCAACCACTGCCCTAGCCTCTGCCAACATCCTGGACTCACAAGGGCCCCAACTTGCCCTCCCAGTTGTTGACAGGCCTAGCCAGGCCACAGGTTCGTTCCTGCATCTCTCCCTAAAGACACTCATCTTCTAGGTCACAGCTGGAGAGGACTCAAGAGACTGTCCGTTTTACAGGTCTAGCTGAGACCCAGCGTCTGGAGACACTGTGCTTGGGCACTCTCTGGGCCTGGACAGCTGCCCTGGGCCTACCAACCTGGAACCTGCCCTGATGCAAGTCTCCCTGGACAAGGCCTAGATGCCACTGTCCCTGGCTCCACATTCTGTGCCAACTCTCCTCTATTCAAATTTCCTTCCTTTGCCTCATGCTGCAACCATATCCTATACCTGGGCCTTCTTCCGCCTTCTGGAAGTTCCCATTTGTCCTGGAAGTTCCCATTTGCCCAGGAAGTTGTGTCCTCCTCTTAATGTCCTCTACTTGCCACTTCCCTGAGCCAGTGGTCTCACTGCTTTGCTTGCCAGTTACCAGGTCCCTGCCCCCTAGGTGCACCCTCTCCCATCACCATCTTCCCCACCCCACTTCCCATAGAGCACTCTCATGGGTCCTCTGTTGCTGCCCTGCGACTTCTGGCACAACCTTtattcctctcctctcccaggtTTTGGTTCCTTTGTGGACAAAACAGTGCTGCCCTTTGTGAGCACAGTACCCTCCAAGCTGcgccacccctgccccacccggCTGGAGCGCTGCCAGTCACCCTTCAGCTTTCACCATGTGCTGTCCCTGACGGGGGACGCGCAAGCCTTCGAGCGGGAGGTGGGGCGCCAGAGTGTGTCCGGCAATCTGGATTCGCCTGAAGGTGGCTTCGATGCCATTCTGCAGGCTGCACTCTGCCAGGtgaggaggtggggtggggatcTGAGCCTGGAGGTCTGTTTGGCAACAGGACTGCCCCTTATGGTTGTGTAGTGCACAGTTCTAGGGGGTGCCATTCATAACATAGTTGCTGTAGTTTGTATACTTAACAATTACCTGGTGGGCTGGAGTAAAATATCTTGAGGAGGAGGCATGTTTTTCTAATTCACAAGTAAGCCTCCGCTAGCagcagcccttttttttttttttttttgagacggagtcttgctctgtggcccaggctggagtgcagtggcgcaatctcggctcactgcaaactctgcctcccgggctcacgccattctcctgcctcagcctaccgagtagcggggactacaggcgcctgccaccacgctcggctattttttttgtatttttagtagaaatggggtttcaccgagttatccaggatggtctcgatatcctgacctcgtgatccgcccgcctcggcctcccaaagtgctgggattacaggcgtgagccaccgcgcctggcaacaGCAGCCTTCTTTAGGGGGCTGGGGAGAGCAGGGAGAAGCAAGGTACTGGAGGCAAGGGGATGGATAAGCTGACTCAGAGTGAGGCTGGCCACATTCTTGGCTCACAGAGCTGGCTGGGGTGGCTCAAGGGCCATGCCCAGGTGCATAGCCTACCACCCCCACTGTACCTCAGGAGCAGATTGGCTGGAGAAATGTGTCCCGGCTGCTGGTGTTCACTTCAGATGACACATTCCATACAGCTGGGGACGGGAAGTTGGGCGGCATTTTTATGCCCAGTGATGGGCACTGCCACTTGGACAGCAATGGCCTCTACAGTCGCAGCACAGAGTTTGTGAGTCCCTATTGTCACCCCGCCTCTCCCCATTTGAGCCACACCTCTTTCCTTCCAGGACTCCCACTCCCAGCCTTACAGTCCTCACCAGTAACCACCCTGTAGACACCCTGCCATCTTCTCCAGTAGTTCCTCCTTTCAGCTGCCGAGACAGGACACCTTTGTCACCCCATTCCCTACCTCCTTCCTATTCCATAGCAAGCCTCCAGGGCTCCTCCAGCTGGTGAAACATTGGTTCCTGGATTCCCTGGGCTGAGGGTACCTTGCATGTTGTGGGGGAAACCTGTGGGGCTCACCTTGTCCCTGCTCCCTGCCCCAGGACTACCCTTCTGTGGGTCAGGTAGCCCAGGCCCTCTCTGCAGCAAACATCCAGCCCATCTTTGCTGTCACCAGTGCCGCACTGCCTGTCTACCAGGTAAGAGCTGTCTACATGTCAGATCCCCAGCCCCATCCCATCCTTTCTCAATTCCCCCAAAGATACATTCTCCGTCCCCCACATGCCCTCCTTCCAGACCTCCGGGAGCCCATTTTCCTAGAGCTGTGACCCACCATTTCCCTTAACTCCCCAAAACTCAGGAGCTGAGTAAGCTGATTCCTAAGTCTGCAGTTGGGGAGCTGAGTGAGGACTCCAGCAATGTGGTACAGCTCATCATGGATGCTTATAATGTGAGGGGCCAGGGGAAGAGGAGATGGTGAGGGTGGGCACTAGGGAAAGGGGCCCTTGGGTAGGGTGGCAGAACTAAGAGGAAATGGTCACTTTTTGGTCTAACATTCCACAGCTCCTACCTATAGTGTGCATGTGGCTGTCATTAATGTTCAATCTTACATTCATCAGTCTTAAAATATCTGACATGCAGACAGCATGGAGCTCTGCTCTGGGCAAGAAAGGAAAGTTTCAATCACTGAGCTTTTATTTCATGCGCCCACCATCCTAGGTGGACATACTGTTTGCTACTTCATTTAACCCTGCCAAAAGCCTTGCTTCATAGTGttatcatccctattttacagatgaggaaacccacACAAGGAGactaagtgacttgtccaaggtcacaaagataacAAACAGAAGGGCTCGCATTTGTCCCCAGTCAGTCTGTACATAAACAATGTGAGATCTGGAGCCTGCTTTCACTAAGtttataaataattcagaattattcttCACAAGAACCATAGAATTTTACAGGTAGAAGGAACCATAACAATTCTTAGTGGTTTAGGTCTTATCTCTGCAACTAGGCTGTAGGCTTCGTGATAACAGGGAGCATCTCCTAAACCTATGGcaagaaaatctgagacagtATCAAATTTCTGAAGATAAACTCTGTAATGAATCTGCCCTTCAGACCTGGCATGCACCCAGGTTATGTGTCCTGATGTGGGGCTTCACAAACATGGTCTCTGCACATTTACAGCACCTGGCCAGCCTGTGACCCTCAGTGGCCCTTACTGGCAGCTGCACTGAAATGCTAGATTAGAGGCCTCTGGATCCTGTATATTCTATGCAAGGTTCTCAAGGGTCCTCCCTCCAGAAATGCCTCTTGACTGGGCAGAATGGAAGGAGCCCCAGGTGGCAGAGGGCAGGGTGCTGGCAGAATTGGGAACACCTGGAGAGGATATAAGGTGGGGGTGGAGTCCTTTCCTGCCATCACGTGGTTATCCACTCGCTCTCTTCCCATAGAGCCTGTCTTCCACCGTGACCCTTGAACACTCTTCACTCCCTCCTGGGGTCCGCATTTCTTACGAATCCCAGTGTGAGGGTCCTGAGAAGAGGGAGGGTAAGGCTGAGGATCGAGGACAGTGCAACCACGTCCGAATCAACCAGACGGTGAGAGCCAGCAAGCACAGGCAGAAGGCAGGCAGGGGGAGGTGGGAGTGGGAAATTAAGCAGGCAGGAAAAGATGGGGGGCAGGAACGGGGAGTGACATGAGAGCCTGAGGTAGtcctccatccatccttcctgGAGCAGTCTGAGTGGCTTCCTCAGGCATGTTTCCAGGAGTTGGGTGTTACCATGACCCCATCCCTTCATTTACTAAGGGGTGAGGTTCTGGATGATCGGTGAGTTTGGCAGgggtgtgcatgtgcgtgtgtataACCGTGGCCTGATTCCTGCCTGTTCTCAGGTGACTTTCTGGGTTTCTCTCCAAGCCACGCACTGCCTCCCAGAGCCCTATCTCCTGAGGCTCCGGGCCCTTGGCTTCTCAGAGGAGCTGATCGTGGAGTTGCACACGCTGTGTGACTGTAACTGCAGTGACACCCAGCCCCAGGCTCCCCACTGCAGTGATGGCCAGGGACACCTACAATGTGGGGTATGCAGGTGAGGGCTTCCTCTTCCCTTCACCCAGCTGGCTCCCAACAACCAACCAACCCTGGTCTGTATTCCTCCGCTGCTTTCCATCCCCCCCACAGGAGTCTCCTCGACATCCCTAGACTCCCCATTCAATTTCATCCCTTGAAGCTTCCCACATATGTCCAGGCCCTCCCCTTGACTGGGGCTCCCTCCACTCTCTCACCACTCAGTGTTTCACTATACTCAACATCCTTTCAGCTGTTTGTCTCTCTCCAACTCTTTTGAAAACTTGGGTTTAGAGGTTCCTGGGAGAGACAAGTCAGGGATGATCAAACCCTCTGACCTACTTCTCTCCTTTGCCTTTCCCTTCCAGCTGTGCCCCTGGCCGCCTAGGTCGGCTCTGTGAGTGCTCTGAGGCTGAGCTGTCCTCCCCAGATCTGGAATCTGGGTGCCGGGCTCCCAATGGCACAGGGCCCCTGTGCAGTGGAAAGGGTCACTGCCAATGTGGACGCTGCAGCTGCAGTGGACAGAGCTCTGGGCATCTGTGCGAGTGCGACGATGCCAGCTGTGAGCGACATGAGGGCATCCTCTGTGGAGGTACCTGGAGCCTTGGGGAGAGGGCGGGGTCTGAGAGGCCTTCCCAAGGCACTTAGGCTCTGGGAATCTCCTGGCATGGAACGCAAATATCAAAAGATTCTGGTGTATGGGTTAGAGGGTGTGTCTGGCATACTTCAGAAAGATTGGATGCGCGGGCTTGTGGTGCCACGTGATGGCCAACTGTGTGTGTGGAGTATGGTTGTCACCCTCTGCATGGCTCTACCCCAGGCTTTGGTCGCTGCCAATGTGGAGTATGTCACTGTCATGCCAACCGCACGGGAAGAGCATGCGAATGCAGTGGGGACATGGACAGTTGCATCAGTCCCGAGGGAGGGCTCTGCAGTGGGCATGGACGCTGCAAATGCAACCGCTGCCAGTGCTCGGATGGCTACTATGGTGCTCTATGCGACCAATGCCCAGGCTGCAAGACACCATGCGAGAGACACCGGTGAGGCCTCAGGTCTTGCATCTTGGGAGCAGGGGCACAGTGGGGCTTGTTGAACTACTCCCATCTGCCTACTCCCCTTCCTGCTTGTAGTTGGGCAAGGGGCATTGGGTGACAACTGCCCAGCTGGTAACCTACTGGCATCTACTACACAGGGACTGTGCAGAGTGTGGGGCCTTCGGGACTGGCCCACTGGCCACCAACTGCAGTACAGCTTGTGCCCATACCAACGTGACCTTGGCCTTGGGCCCTATCTTGGATGATGGCTGGTGCAAAGAGAGGACCCTAGACAACCAGCTGTTCTTCTTCTTGGTGGAGGATGACACCAGAGGCAGGGTCGTGCTCAGAGTGAGACCCCAAGAAAGTAAGTAGGCAGGGATGCCACAAACCCTGGAAGCTTGATGGGCAGGGTCTCAACTCCGGGGATGCAGAGTGAAGATAGTGGGAAACAGGCTGGGGGCTGAAGCAGAACTGTGAATCCAGAACGAAGGCAGAGGCAATTGAGCAAGCGGACGAGGCTaaggccctgggcagtgaggatAACCTTGGACCTTGCTGGGTTCCCTTTGCTTTCAGTGACAAGACAGGGTTGGACAGGCTGGACACACTGTGGACAACTGTCGATCTGTCCCTATGCTCCAGCTCCCACAAGTGTGTCTGGTTTCTTGTTCACAGAGGGAGCAGACCACACCCAGGCCATTGTGCTGGGCTGCGTAGGGGGCATCGTGGCAGTGGGGCTGGGACTGGTCCTGGCTTACCGGCTCTCGGTGGAAATCTATGACCGCCGGGAATACAGTCGCTTTGAGAAGGAGCAGCAACAACTCAACTGGAAGCAGGTGAGGAGACTTCCTGGTTACGCCCCCTTTTAGCTGTTTCCCCACCACAAGCCCAGCCCTGATTCCTCCCACTGggttcccccagcccctggcacatgTAACCAATCCCTCTGCTAACTTCCATCAGCTCCTAGGATTCGGCTCAAGGCTGGCCTCTTAGGTCTAGAAAGGGGACGAGGAATCGTGGGATTTTTGCTTATAATCTGCAACATCTTTCTCCAGGACAGTAATCCTCTCTACAAAAGTGCCATCACGACCACCATCAATCCTCGCTTTCAAGAGGCAGACAGTCCCACTCTCTGAAGGAGGGAGGGACACTCACCCAAGGCTCCTCTCCTTGGAGGACAGTGGGAActggagggtgagaggaagggTGGGTCTGTAAGACCTTGGTAGGGGACTAATTCACTGGTGAGGTGTGGTCACCACCCTACTTCATTTTCAGAGTCACACCCAAGAGGGCTGCTTCCCATGCCTGCAACCTTGCATCCACCTGGGCTACCCCACCCAAGTATACAATAAAGTCTTACCTCAGACCACAGCTGTCACTTTGCTTTACCTCATCAAGGCCAAAGCAGGCTGTTTATAGCCTGGGCCTCGGGAAAGCTCTTGTCCATCCTCCTCTTGCCGCCTGAGGGCAGGGAGAGGTGCCCAAGCGTGAATGTGCAGGAGACTCCCGGGGTGCACCCTGGGACCCACGAAGCCAGGTCTGGAAAGGGCCTGTGAATTCTCAAGTGCTGTGGATGCAGGGGGGTCCCAGGTCAGAGACAGTGCATCTGTTGGTGTCTAGCCTCCTTCCGTCCTGCTGCGTATGCTTTTTCCTCTTGCTCAGAACTGATGCCCTGTTTTTGCTCCTACTTGTTTGTTCCTCTGTGGAGAAGGGGTTTTAAAATGGCTTATAGGGTGCTGGAAGTTGTGGGGTGATTATgtagggagaaaaaaggaaaacaactaaAACCAGTATGAAAAAGCTTCCCCAAAGAGGAGATAGTATGTAGAAAAGccccattttccttttatttaaatatcctaaatatatcaCGAAGGAACATACACTGCACTTTAATGGTAAAAAGATACAAGTTTATAACATCTTATAAAAACTACCATTTAAAAGTGATCTTGTCCATTTGATATTCCCCTCCCCCATAGCAAAAtaagtatattatttaaaaaaaaaaaaaaaaaagagggtggaGAGGAGGATAGGAAGGGGACAGTTGATAAAACCCCAGGGCCACAGCAGAGGCAAAGGGCATCTGGGGAGAGGGTTCGAAGCTGTGGCGGACTCCACTAATGTAACCCTCCAATGTCAAGCCATGGGCGCGATCAGTAGCTAAGTGATGACGAGGCTGTTGGGGGTGGACGGAAAAGACTTGGGGCAAAGCAGACTGTTTATAGCCTGAGCTGGTAGGGTCTGGTGCAGCAGCCTACCCGGAACTGGCACTACTCTTTCCCAGGTTCCCCGACTCTCTGTCCTGGTCTCTGAGAGCGTACCCTATTTCCGTTTCCCTGACTCCAAACACACCTGAGGCATCTTCCAGTGCTAGGCCCCATGCTGGCCAGCAGGGGTAGGGCATTGGGCCCAGGAGCCTCTGCAGCGGTGTGAGTCAGTGGCTTCCCTGGGGTATCTGTGGGGCTCCCGGGCCCTCTGGATGCCGAATCACTCCTTTCACTGCTTTGCTCCTCTCTTCTCACACATCCATTGCCCCAGACATCGGCGCGGGAACTGAACCAACCATCTGATCCTGAGTTTCCCTCACTGGGTCCTTGGCAGGGGTGGCTCTGCTATGGCTGTTTGCACATACTCTCTGAagttccctccctcccacccacctaGGCAGGAAACCAAGGTCTGTGGGAACCCAGGGCACCTTCTAACCCAGTACACACATTAGTACACATAGGGGCATAGGTCACTCATATGAGACTTACGTGAATCTCTCCACATACACCCCTATCCCAAACAGATTAGCTGTAAGTGACAGGGGGAGAGGCCTCtcattttcaaaagcatttttggGAGGATagttttctaaacattttaaaatgctttacagGGTGCTGGAAGATGTGAGGTGAATCATCCTAGAAATGAAGGACAGGAAAACCCCAGCTCCAGAACCCTTGAACAGGAAGGGGGCTGGCTCACATGCAGAAAGATGCCCCTGCTTGCAGGGACCACAGGGCTGATCCAAGGACTGAGGTCTAAGTTCTGGACCACATCAAATGGGAGTGTCAGCATAAAGCTATAAGAGTACATGGCAGCAAACACTCCTCAGCGTCTCCCCAAAAGGATCTCAGATGCTGTCAGGGAAAATTGAATGGGTGCCATGCCTGCTTTCTTTTTCCCTGAAATACTCATA is a window encoding:
- the ITGB7 gene encoding integrin beta-7 isoform X2: MVALPVVLVLLLVLSRAESELDAKIPSTGDATEWRNPHLSPLGSCQPAASCQKCILSHPSCAWCKQLNFTASGEAEARRCARREELLARGCPLEELEEPRGQQEVLQDQPLSQGARGEGAIQLAPQRVRVTLRPGEPQQLQVRFLRAEGYPVDLYYLMDLSYSMKDDLERVRQLGHALLVQLQEVTHSVRIGFGSFVDKTVLPFVSTVPSKLRHPCPTRLERCQSPFSFHHVLSLTGDAQAFEREVGRQSVSGNLDSPEGGFDAILQAALCQEQIGWRNVSRLLVFTSDDTFHTAGDGKLGGIFMPSDGHCHLDSNGLYSRSTEFDYPSVGQVAQALSAANIQPIFAVTSAALPVYQELSKLIPKSAVGELSEDSSNVVQLIMDAYNSLSSTVTLEHSSLPPGVRISYESQCEGPEKREGKAEDRGQCNHVRINQTVTFWVSLQATHCLPEPYLLRLRALGFSEELIVELHTLCDCNCSDTQPQAPHCSDGQGHLQCGVCSCAPGRLGRLCECSEAELSSPDLESGCRAPNGTGPLCSGKGHCQCGRCSCSGQSSGHLCECDDASCERHEGILCGGFGRCQCGVCHCHANRTGRACECSGDMDSCISPEGGLCSGHGRCKCNRCQCSDGYYGALCDQCPGCKTPCERHRDCAECGAFGTGPLATNCSTACAHTNVTLALGPILDDGWCKERTLDNQLFFFLVEDDTRGRVVLRVRPQEKGADHTQAIVLGCVGGIVAVGLGLVLAYRLSVEIYDRREYSRFEKEQQQLNWKQLLGFGSRLAS
- the ITGB7 gene encoding integrin beta-7 isoform X4, with product MVALPVVLVLLLVLSRAESELDAKIPSTGDATEWRNPHLSPLGSCQPAASCQKCILSHPSCAWCKQLNFTASGEAEARRCARREELLARGCPLEELEEPRGQQEVLQDQPLSQGARGEGAIQLAPQRVRVTLRPGEPQQLQVRFLRAEGYPVDLYYLMDLSYSMKDDLERVRQLGHALLVQLQEVTHSVRIGFGSFVDKTVLPFVSTVPSKLRHPCPTRLERCQSPFSFHHVLSLTGDAQAFEREVGRQSVSGNLDSPEGGFDAILQAALCQEQIGWRNVSRLLVFTSDDTFHTAGDGKLGGIFMPSDGHCHLDSNGLYSRSTEFDYPSVGQVAQALSAANIQPIFAVTSAALPVYQELSKLIPKSAVGELSEDSSNVVQLIMDAYNSLSSTVTLEHSSLPPGVRISYESQCEGPEKREGKAEDRGQCNHVRINQTVTFWVSLQATHCLPEPYLLRLRALGFSEELIVELHTLCDCNCSDTQPQAPHCSDGQGHLQCGVCRDCAECGAFGTGPLATNCSTACAHTNVTLALGPILDDGWCKERTLDNQLFFFLVEDDTRGRVVLRVRPQEKGADHTQAIVLGCVGGIVAVGLGLVLAYRLSVEIYDRREYSRFEKEQQQLNWKQDSNPLYKSAITTTINPRFQEADSPTL
- the ITGB7 gene encoding integrin beta-7 isoform X3 yields the protein MVALPVVLVLLLVLSRAESELDAKIPSTGDATEWRNPHLSPLGSCQPAASCQKCILSHPSCAWCKQLNFTASGEAEARRCARREELLARGCPLEELEEPRGQQEVLQDQPLSQGARGEGAIQLAPQRVRVTLRPGEPQQLQVRFLRAEGYPVDLYYLMDLSYSMKDDLERVRQLGHALLVQLQEVTHSVRIGFGSFVDKTVLPFVSTVPSKLRHPCPTRLERCQSPFSFHHVLSLTGDAQAFEREVGRQSVSGNLDSPEGGFDAILQAALCQEQIGWRNVSRLLVFTSDDTFHTAGDGKLGGIFMPSDGHCHLDSNGLYSRSTEFELSKLIPKSAVGELSEDSSNVVQLIMDAYNSLSSTVTLEHSSLPPGVRISYESQCEGPEKREGKAEDRGQCNHVRINQTVTFWVSLQATHCLPEPYLLRLRALGFSEELIVELHTLCDCNCSDTQPQAPHCSDGQGHLQCGVCSCAPGRLGRLCECSEAELSSPDLESGCRAPNGTGPLCSGKGHCQCGRCSCSGQSSGHLCECDDASCERHEGILCGGFGRCQCGVCHCHANRTGRACECSGDMDSCISPEGGLCSGHGRCKCNRCQCSDGYYGALCDQCPGCKTPCERHRDCAECGAFGTGPLATNCSTACAHTNVTLALGPILDDGWCKERTLDNQLFFFLVEDDTRGRVVLRVRPQEKGADHTQAIVLGCVGGIVAVGLGLVLAYRLSVEIYDRREYSRFEKEQQQLNWKQDSNPLYKSAITTTINPRFQEADSPTL
- the ITGB7 gene encoding integrin beta-7 isoform X1, with translation MVALPVVLVLLLVLSRAESELDAKIPSTGDATEWRNPHLSPLGSCQPAASCQKCILSHPSCAWCKQLNFTASGEAEARRCARREELLARGCPLEELEEPRGQQEVLQDQPLSQGARGEGAIQLAPQRVRVTLRPGEPQQLQVRFLRAEGYPVDLYYLMDLSYSMKDDLERVRQLGHALLVQLQEVTHSVRIGFGSFVDKTVLPFVSTVPSKLRHPCPTRLERCQSPFSFHHVLSLTGDAQAFEREVGRQSVSGNLDSPEGGFDAILQAALCQEQIGWRNVSRLLVFTSDDTFHTAGDGKLGGIFMPSDGHCHLDSNGLYSRSTEFDYPSVGQVAQALSAANIQPIFAVTSAALPVYQELSKLIPKSAVGELSEDSSNVVQLIMDAYNSLSSTVTLEHSSLPPGVRISYESQCEGPEKREGKAEDRGQCNHVRINQTVTFWVSLQATHCLPEPYLLRLRALGFSEELIVELHTLCDCNCSDTQPQAPHCSDGQGHLQCGVCSCAPGRLGRLCECSEAELSSPDLESGCRAPNGTGPLCSGKGHCQCGRCSCSGQSSGHLCECDDASCERHEGILCGGFGRCQCGVCHCHANRTGRACECSGDMDSCISPEGGLCSGHGRCKCNRCQCSDGYYGALCDQCPGCKTPCERHRDCAECGAFGTGPLATNCSTACAHTNVTLALGPILDDGWCKERTLDNQLFFFLVEDDTRGRVVLRVRPQEKGADHTQAIVLGCVGGIVAVGLGLVLAYRLSVEIYDRREYSRFEKEQQQLNWKQDSNPLYKSAITTTINPRFQEADSPTL